The Acidobacteriota bacterium genome contains a region encoding:
- a CDS encoding sigma-70 family RNA polymerase sigma factor, whose amino-acid sequence MAADSDLLRRARAGDPAAFDTLVARHGGLVLSVARRVTGHRQDAEDVAQEAFLRFYRKLADFDLTRPVEPWLVQITLNVARSHMRRTPARREQALPDEPLTSSDRGPERNLEAAEIQRLLLAAASHLSERERLVFLLRDIESLPSSLIAQALGISEVTVRRQSSEGRRKVLAWLRLHHPEVLPGGR is encoded by the coding sequence TTGGCCGCTGACAGCGATCTCCTGCGACGGGCCCGGGCCGGGGATCCCGCGGCCTTCGATACCTTGGTGGCCCGCCATGGAGGACTGGTACTTTCCGTGGCGAGGCGTGTGACGGGGCACCGCCAGGACGCCGAGGACGTGGCCCAGGAGGCCTTCCTCCGCTTTTACCGCAAGCTTGCCGATTTTGACCTGACGCGGCCGGTCGAGCCCTGGCTGGTTCAAATTACGCTGAACGTGGCGCGTTCCCACATGCGACGTACTCCGGCCCGCCGCGAACAGGCGCTGCCTGACGAGCCTCTGACGAGCAGTGACAGGGGGCCCGAGCGCAACCTCGAGGCCGCGGAAATCCAGCGCCTGTTGCTCGCTGCCGCCAGCCATCTCAGCGAGCGGGAGCGACTGGTCTTCCTGCTGCGTGACATCGAGAGCCTTCCTTCCTCTTTGATTGCTCAGGCTCTCGGCATCAGCGAGGTGACGGTACGTCGGCAGTCCTCGGAGGGGCGCCGGAAGGTTCTGGCATGGCTGCGCCTGCATCATCCCGAGGTACTTCCTGGTGGGCGGTAA